In the genome of Panthera uncia isolate 11264 chromosome X, Puncia_PCG_1.0, whole genome shotgun sequence, the window CGCGTGAGTCTGGGGTGACCATGGCCAGGGCAGGGGTGTGTCAAGGAAGCTGGCTTACTGCCCCCTTGCTCCCCACTGCCTGCATCTGTTTCCAAAGGGAGTTTTCtcctctgattttaaaaaattaggattaGTAGGCCATCTTAGATCATCcttgttttacaggtgaggaaactaagtgGCTTCCTCAGGGAGGCAGGAGCCAGAATGaatccccaaataaataagtCTCTCTTGCCATCTCCACAGGAATACAGACCAAAGATTGAGATGCTGAGTCCAGGACTAGAGATGATGATAGCTAGCGGTTATTGAGCACTTTGAGTGGGCTGGGCACTTCCTCTCAGAAACTgctttaatcctcccaacaacaATGCAAAATGGGAACTATTACCAGCGCCAGAGGAGGTAATGGCAGGATAAAGAGTGGAGCCAGCATGCTTGGGTTCAGGTTTTGGCCCTGTAACCCCGGGATACTTACACAGATTCTCTGTggttcattttcctcatctgtaaagtggagatgatGACTATCCGTGTCTAGCTCCTATAGAGTTATGAGGATTAAACTGGTTAGAACAGTACCTACTACATACTGGATACCGTAAAAATGttcagctttttttcttatttatagatgaggaaactgaggcccagcacagttaaataacttgcctaaggccacacagccagggagCAGCAGATTGAGGGTCTGACTGTAGAATCTGTGTAGTTAAACTGTATCGTATAGCTGCCTCTCTGCAAGAaaagatccctctggctgctgagTGGGGAGTGGACTGTAGGGGCCAGGGTAGACctgggggggggcagtgaggaggATACTACCGCAATCCAGGCAAGGGTTGACACTGGTGGCAGTGACGATGGTTTGAAGTGGTCGGATTCTGGATGTATTGTGAAGGTGAGCTGACAGGGTTTGCTGAGGGTGGATGTGGGAGTGAGAAGAAGTCAGTCATGACTCCCAAGAGTTGGGGCCTGAACAGCTAGAGGGAGGGAGCTgatgagagggaagaaaggggaggaagcaggttaaattaaaacttgaaatttGGGCAATAATAAGGCGGAGaatgggatttgaacctagggaTCCTCAGTCTAGAgcccatgtttttttctttatatggtggggtggggtgtagaggagagagagagacagagaccaagacagagaatctcaagcaggcgccatgctcctggcagagcctgacagagggctcaatcccttgaccctgggatcatgacctgagccgaaatcaagagtcagctgctcagctgagccacccaggcacccctagagcccATGCTTTTTAACCACTGCATGGAGTCATTCCAGAAGAGATGAGGGGATGGTTTGGGTGCTCTCCACTGGCTTTGGGATGTCAGTCCCAGGAGTGCTGGTCCAAGGGTTTTGCCACTTATGGTGCCCCCCTCCATCCCCTGGTCCCCCAACAGGAACAAGAGTATTACCTGGTAAAATGGCGTGGATACCCAGACTCAGAGAGCACCTGGGAGCCACGGCAGAATCTCAAGTGTGTGCGCATTCTCAAGCAGTTCCACAAGGACTTAGAAAGGGAGCTGCTCCGGCGGCACCAACGGTCAAAGCCACCTCGGCACCTGGACCCAAGCTTGGCCAACTACCTGGTACAGAAGGCCAAGCAGAGGCGGGCGCTCCGGCGCTGGGAGCAGGAGCTCAATGCCAAACGCAGCCACCTGGGACGCATCACGGTGGAGAACGAGGTGGACCTGGACGGCCCCCCGCGGGCTTTCGTATACATCAACGAGTACCGTGTGGGTGAGGGCATCACCCTCAACCAGGTGGCAGTGGGCTGTGAGTGCCAGGACTGTCTGTGGGCACCCGCTGGAGGCTGCTGCCCTGGGGCATCACTGCACAAGTTTGCCTATAATGACCAGGGTCAGGTGCGGCTGCGCGCCGGGCTGCCCATCTACGAGTGCAACTCCCGCTGCCGCTGCGGCTATGACTGCCCCAACCGCGTGGTACAGAAAGGCATCCGCTATGACCTCTGCATCTTCCGCACGGATGATGGGCGTGGCTGGGGTGTCCGCACGCTGGAGAAGATCCGCAAGAACAGCTTCGTCATGGAGTACGTGGGAGAGGTAGGGAGACGGGACCCGGTGTGGTGTGCGCGCGTGTGTAGCTCTTCCCACCATGTGCTCACATTGTGTGTGCCCAGCTCGCCTCACTGTGTGCCTGTGACTTCCCTGCTTTTCCTGTCCAGGGAAAGGTGGGGGTGTTTAACCTGAGTGTGATAGGGACACCCTGGCAGGGGCACGTATTTCAAGCTGGTAGTTGAAAGCACATTGAAGTACTTCTGGACTGGGTTTAACCTCCTAAGGGTACCTAGCAACGAGGAAAGTGGGAACTGAAATCCAGGCAGCGTTCCTTTTAACAGGCATTGTGGTCTGCACAAGGTTGCGTCACCCAAAAAGGCACTATTTCTCATTTCACAAGGGTCCAGCTTACCGCCAAGCAGTGTCTAACCAGGAGGAGCACCTTTGACTAATCTGCCCAAAGGAACACGATCACTCTGGAGTAGGATGTACACATGCCTTATGTTGGCTGCCTCTTTCTCCAGACTTGCGGGACACTGGGGAAAGCCTgtgtatacagttgaccctggaACAACACAGGGGAGGCGGGGCGAGGGGGAGGTTAGGGGCTCCCAGCACATGCAGTCAAATTTGCATGTGACTTTTACTCCCCAGAAACTTCACTACTAATAGCCAGCCTACTGTTGACCTCACctataacataaacagttgactaatacatattttataagttacgtgtattatatactgtattcttacaacagAAGAAGTAACCTTTATGGTACTACACTGTATTTGTCAgaatctgcatgtaagtggacccacaggGTTCAAATctgtgttattcaagggtcagctgtattagGCAGGCTAACCGATATACCAAACAACCCTCAGATCTTAGTGGCTTTACACACTAGAAGTCTGTTTGCTCCTATAACAGTCAGTTCATCATGGATATTTGGGTAGTATCTTTCTATACAGTGGTGAGGCCACCTAGGCTCCTTCCCTCTTGTGTATTTGCTGTGCCTTCAAGCCTTGGAGCCACCCCTGATCCTCACTCAGCATTGCTGGCAAGTGGGCTGAGAGGGTGGAAGGAGAGGTTGCTAATGGTCCAGGCTTGGACACGGTACCCATCACTTCTGCCCACACCCACTGCCTGGATCTGAGTCACTGGCTTCAACCTCggtgcaagggaggctgggaactgTGATTTAGCTATGTGCCCAGGTGGAAAACAAAAGGAGTTCGAGTAACCAGCAAGGGTCTATAACAGCAGGTGTCATGTTCTAAGGTGAAATGTGGTGGGCATTTGGGGGTGGAGCCGTTCTTTTTATGTAGGACCATCTCCTGCATTGGGGAACATTTAACATCCCTGGGTTTTGACCATTTAAATCCATGTGTGTGCTGTCATGGTGACAACCCAAATATCTTCCTGTTTACACAGGTCTCTTAGGGGTGTGATATGGTTGGGAAGGGACACACACCTAAGGGTGTCCACACTATAGTAATGACACTGGTGGAGGGGAGAGGCTTCCAGTGATGAACTATAGAGTCATAGCCCCAGGGGGCAGAGATGACCTAGAGGCAGAGCAGTCTACACTGCAGAGAGGACCCTGATAGTCTAGACAGGAAGTCCACATCCAGATAATCCTGATGGTCTGGTGAAAGAAATGTCCACACATCAAAGGACCTAACAGtcttgggggaggaggaggtggccacACCCTAAAGGGTTCCTGACGGTCTGGGGTGGGGGTCCTGACAATTTGCAGGAAGAGAGGTCTATGTCCCAGAGTGACCAGGAGGAAGAGAGCAAGCTCTCCACACTCCCGAGAACCCTGGTGGTCCGACTTAGGAAGTGTCCACACCCATACTGTCCTGACAATCAGGAAAAAGAAGTGTCCTCACCCCAGAGGGATCAGGACAGTCTAAAGGAGGTCAGGTTTATACGTAAGAGAACTCTGGCAGCCTGGAAGAAATGTCCACATCCTCAGTGTCCTTACACTCTGGAGGAGGTGTCCAGACCTCGGAGGGATGCTACAGTGTAGAGTAGATGTTAACAGCCTAGAGGGATGTCACCAGTCTGAAGAAATATGTGTGTACACTCCAGAGCCCCTGACAGTCTGGAGGAGGACGTATCCAGCCCCCACAGGAACCTGACAGTTCAGAGAAGGGAGTGTCTCCAGCCTCGCTGTACTGACAATCTTGAGGAAAAGTTCTTTATAACAGAGGATCCTGACAAGTGAAGAAGAGGGAGAGTCCACAgtccccaggcaccccagagtccCCTGGTCAGGATGCTGTTCTGGCTGCTCTTCGTGTCTACTGTTccatgctataaacattggggcttCCGGGGCTTCTCACCTCAGTCCCCACTCTTCCCACTCCACACACTCTCCTCAAGCTATTACTTGACCTCCTTCCTGCCACATTCTGTGACTTCCAGGCCCCCTTCTGACACTCTCAGAGCTGTGGGGCTTCCTGATGGCACTATAGGCCCCCAAACACTGCCAGAGCCAAACTCCTCTTCGTGCATCCCCTGTAAGGAGGCAGCACAGCCAAatggttggggggtgggtggagccCTGGAGCCCGACTGCCTGAGGTTGGAGCCTAGCTTCACCACTCAGCAGCAGTCACTTAccctctttgtgtctgtttcccaGTCTGTAGAATGGGGGTGATAGTAGCAGCCACATCATTCACTTGTTATAAGATTGAAATGAGTTATGATGTGTGCAGCGCTTGGAGGAAGCCCTCTAACAGTAAGCCTTCAATATGTGTTAGCCATTACAGTCCAAAATCCAGAAAATCCCAAATGCTCAGAAACCCCAAAGTTTTTTGTAACCCATCTGGCTATAAAACCCAACCAGACCTGATAGGGGCctatttgtagtttatttatcCCACTTGGGGTGAATATTCGTGAATTTCATCGTAGAACTATTAACTTACTCCGTTCCATGGTGCTGTCCCAGACCCTACCTGATGTCCTGTAATGGAGGGCATGCACCCCATACCTGTTCACCACACTATCCTTCTATGCTCTGGACATAACATTCACTCTCCCGTCTCTGCACCAACAGCCCTTCCACATATGTGAGCTGCCCTTCCTTGCCTTCGCACCCTTCCACATTCTGTCCGAACATCCCCACCCTCACCCAGAAGAGAACAACAGCCcgttttatccattctgaaaccTGAATTCTCTTCATATTTTAACGACGCTGAAATGAAGATGAGTCTCACTTAATTAGTTTAATTAAATGATGGCGCATCATTTAATtagctgtttttcctttcttgggaAAGGGCACATAAAATAAGGGAGCATGTTAGATTCGGACAAAATCACTACTCAGCCATTCCTAACATTGCTCCGTGTCCTAGctaaagcaaaaagagaaaccTCTTTCACGACCCCGATTGCATTGGATGTTTACAGTAATAGCTCCTGCCAGTTGGGATTATTGTCATTGTcacccccattctacagatgagaactgagtcccagagaggtaTAGTAACGTGCTCAGAGTCATCAGGCTAATAGGTAAAAAAGAAGGTCCAAGTGTCTAAAGTTGGTGTGCTGCCAGACCTGGTGAagggttgtgggtttttttttgttgttgtttgtttgtttgttttggctgaGGAaacaggcagaaggagagaacaTTCAGGATCCCATATCCAGATGGGGGCAGAGCAGTGACCAGACTCTAAGTCTTCTGGTTACTGTTCACCGTCAACACCTTTTCCAGGCTGCTAGCTTATAGCCCATCTGTCTTCCCCAGTCATTCTGGAGAGCTGCTAGGGAGCAGGGACATGGCCTGCTCTGTTTCCGAATTTTCAGGGCACACCCGCCCTTACAGAGTgggattggaaagaaagaagaccaaGAAGGAGCCGTTTGTGCCCTGGAGGGCTCACCCTGTGACTCACTCTTGGTGAGACTCGGGGAGCAGGTAGAGGCAGAACAGGCGGGAAGATGGAGACCAGGGAGGATGTGGAATGGAAATAGCTGGCTCGGACACCACCCAGCATGCTGTGAGCCAGCAGAGGCTGCCCTTCAGTCCCAGGGCTTCAGAGAGCTTCGGGGAGGCAGCAGCTTCCTCACGGCGACTGGGGATCAGGAGGTTCAAGAATACTGCAGAGAAGTCACGTCTGTTGTGCTGACTCAACAAGGAAAGAGTATGTGTTCTCAGGAGGTGAAGGGAGACTGACCCTGATGAACTCCTCCTCAGAACACTTCTGTGGCTTCTACTGCATCCCTCAGGAGAGAGTCCCCGCTCTTCAACCTGGTGTCAAAGCCCTTTTCTGACCTGTAGCTTGCTTTAGATGGTGTATTGCTTTTTTACTGCCCTGGGAATCCTAAGCACCGTGTTTTCCGATCAGCATCATGCACTGCAGATATCCAAATCCATTTCTCTTTTACTAGACTGTGACCCCTGAGGGCCAGGACCAAGCCTGGTTCCTTTGTCTCCCCTGACCCAACTGTGACTCCCAACAGGGGCCCAGCCtggtccctgtctctctccctgcagaCACTGGCCCCTGAGCACTGGGACCAGGCACAGGATAGGCCTCATAAAAAAATGCaccgaatgaatgagtgaacaaaccAGCACAAATTGGGAGTGTCAGGGAGGCAGGTTCCTCAGAATGGAGCTTGAGTGCAGGGCAGTGAGCACTGTGGCCCGAGGGGTAGACCCTGGTCTTCTCAAGGTGTTGATTAGGAATTGGATCAGAGCAGAGACTGGAGGTGCTGGTgtaagaggcagggaggagaccgGACACCAGTGCAGCCAtcctggctggcaaaagtggagggtgGTGAGGACTGGAAGTAGGAAGGGCATGGTCATGGCTGGCATGAGGGCGAGCAAGGAAGGAAGCCAGGGCAGCTTTGGGTTTGTGTCGAGtggcaggggtggtggtggctAGTGGGTCTCTGatgaagggagggggaagaaagggtGTGGGGGGAAGAGAGTGTTGGAGTTGCTTTTAGGACCTCTGCAGGACTGAGGATAGGTTACTGGGCTAGAGAGCAGAGTAAAAATAAAGGGTACTCATGGTGTTTCTGCTTTGTGCTGTGCGGGCACTTGTCTCTGAGGGGTTCGCAGAGGTAGCTGGAAGCCCAGGGGTGGAGAATGAGATCTGCCCCAGTCTGGAGGCAACCTAGGCTGAGGAGCAGGCAGTCTTGGGGTCCACAAGACCCTCAGCCAGAGTCGGGCATGGTTGGCTGTGCCTGGGAATTACCAGAAGGCAAGGCTGTGGttggctgggggtggaggagggaacaCGAGGGGTGGAGAGGCGGGGGCTTTCCAGGACATCCAGGGACCCATCTGGGGAAGAGGAAATGCCCACTGCTGTCTTAGGTCCTGGCTGCTGGCACTGTGCAGCATCAGGGCTGAAGGAGGGTCTCTTTCCcgtgttcttgcctcctttcttaCACCTTCTGCCTCTGAGATTCTGGCCTCTGCTTCTTTCTTGCTATCTTATCTTAGACTCTCAACAGGGGTCTTGATCTTCTCTCTGGACCAGGGTCTTTAGTATTAAGATtctgtctaagtctctgccttgaGCTCTCTTGTCTGAGTCTCCTTTCCATTCATTCCATCTCCCTTTCCCACTGGTCCAGGCCACTTTTTCCTTTCCGTGTCCTCCACCCCTCCTTGTTCACAGCCCAGCGCTGGTGCCTTCTCTTGTGCTGGGTCTCACAGCACCTCAGGCTCTCTTCTCTTgcagcctctctctttctctcccactcgcCCACCCCTCTCTGTGAGCCCTGGGTCCTTCTCTTGCCTTTTATCTGCTTAGCGTG includes:
- the SUV39H1 gene encoding histone-lysine N-methyltransferase SUV39H1 isoform X2, with product MAENLKGCSVCCKSSWNQLQDLCRLAKLSCPALGISKRNLYDFEVEYLCDYKKIREQEYYLVKWRGYPDSESTWEPRQNLKCVRILKQFHKDLERELLRRHQRSKPPRHLDPSLANYLVQKAKQRRALRRWEQELNAKRSHLGRITVENEVDLDGPPRAFVYINEYRVGEGITLNQVAVGCECQDCLWAPAGGCCPGASLHKFAYNDQGQVRLRAGLPIYECNSRCRCGYDCPNRVVQKGIRYDLCIFRTDDGRGWGVRTLEKIRKNSFVMEYVGEIITSEEAERRGQIYDRQGATYLFDLDYVEDVYTVDAAYYGNISHFVNHSCDPNLQVYNVFIDNLDERLPRIAFFATRTIRAGEELTFDYNMQVDPVDMESTRMDSNFGLAGLPGSPKKRVRIECKCGTESCRKYLF